The following is a genomic window from Nguyenibacter vanlangensis.
CGGCGGGTGAGACAAGGGCATGCAGCGGCGCGAACATTCTCTTTCCGGCAGGGGGACGCGGGCCGTCAGCAGACGGAGGCGGGGTCGACGAAGGGGTGGCACATAGGATTCGGGCCGGCGCCGGCGGGGGCGGTCAGCCCTCGGAGAACGCCTTGACCTTCTTCTCTAGCAGCGAGATCAGGTTCTGCACATTCCCCGACGCCAGTGTCGAGCTGAAATCGGAGCGTTGTGCAGCAACTTGGCTGATGTGTGCATTCAGCAACACATCGACGATGTGCCAGCCCTGGGGGCCGGGACGCATCACGTAATCGATCTCGGTGCCGTCGGGATCGTCGGTCGAACCGATATGGGTGGTCACGATCTGGTCGCTGCCCACGGGCGAGGGGCGCGGCGCCGGATTGACGTTGAAACGGGCATCGCCCCCCGGCTTGAAGCTGGAGACGTAGCGCGCCACGGTGAACTGGCGGAACACGGACAGCAATTTCTGCCGGTCGTCCCCGGACAGCCCGCCATAGCGCAGGCCCACCGATGCCCGCAGCACGGTTTCCAAATCATAAACCTTGTCCACCACCGGGGCCAGGATCTGGGCGCGCTGGGCGAAGGAACTGCCGGTCGCGGCCTGGATCTGCTGCAACGCGGCGTAGAGCGCGCTGACGGGACCGACCGCCGCTGCCGGGGCCTGCGTTCCGGCCTGGGCCCCGGTTTGGGCCCCAGTTTGGGCAGAGGCCGCGGCGGGACCAAAGACCGGCGCGGCGACCGGCAGAACCGCCAGGCCCACGCCCAGCGCCACGGGGAGGGAAAACGTCAAGCGTCGCATCACCATCATGATTTCGGTCCGATTGTCGCCTTTAGCAAGGGTGGGGATACGCGCGCGGCGTTGCCGGTTCGAACGCCCAGGGCGTTTCGCGCGCATGCGGCGATGGCCTGTGCGTCGAGACCTGCCTCGCGATATTGGGCGTCCTGAGTGTTGTGGTCGATGAAGCGGTCCGGGAGCGTCATGGGCCGGACGCGGACGGTGTCGAGCAGTCCGTTGCGGGCCAGATGGT
Proteins encoded in this region:
- a CDS encoding ABC transporter substrate-binding protein; this translates as MRAKRPGRSNRQRRARIPTLAKGDNRTEIMMVMRRLTFSLPVALGVGLAVLPVAAPVFGPAAASAQTGAQTGAQAGTQAPAAAVGPVSALYAALQQIQAATGSSFAQRAQILAPVVDKVYDLETVLRASVGLRYGGLSGDDRQKLLSVFRQFTVARYVSSFKPGGDARFNVNPAPRPSPVGSDQIVTTHIGSTDDPDGTEIDYVMRPGPQGWHIVDVLLNAHISQVAAQRSDFSSTLASGNVQNLISLLEKKVKAFSEG